From a single Pseudomonas cremoricolorata genomic region:
- the dapA gene encoding 4-hydroxy-tetrahydrodipicolinate synthase, with product MSDFRGIWVALVTPFRSGQVDFEALENLAGQLLADGVRGLVVCGTTGEAAALSEEERLAVLDAVLQVARPDQVVMGLSGNNLQDLLGFQRLIQSRDIAGVLVPAPYYIRPSQQGLERFFQTVADASSVPVVLYDIPYRTGVRIEPETLRRIVRHPRIAAVKDCSGDLETTLALIADGNAQILTGEDLQIFSHLTLGGSGAMSASAHITPKLYVQMMQQLDGGDLVSARATFYRLLPWIKMAFSEPNPAVIKAALSLQGVISQELREPMQPCSSVTLERLRPVLSQLLCQSQ from the coding sequence ATGTCTGATTTTCGCGGTATCTGGGTTGCACTGGTCACACCTTTCCGTTCAGGTCAGGTCGATTTCGAGGCGCTTGAAAACCTGGCCGGTCAGTTGCTCGCTGACGGTGTGCGCGGTTTGGTGGTCTGTGGCACTACCGGGGAAGCGGCAGCCCTGAGCGAGGAAGAAAGGCTCGCGGTTCTGGATGCCGTGTTGCAAGTGGCCCGGCCTGATCAGGTGGTCATGGGGCTGTCGGGGAATAACTTGCAGGACCTTCTGGGCTTCCAGCGATTGATCCAGAGCCGTGACATCGCCGGCGTCCTGGTTCCAGCGCCCTATTACATTCGGCCTTCGCAGCAAGGCCTCGAGCGGTTTTTCCAGACAGTCGCAGATGCGTCGTCAGTTCCCGTGGTTCTCTATGACATCCCCTACCGAACAGGCGTGAGGATTGAGCCAGAGACGCTGAGAAGGATCGTGCGTCACCCGCGAATCGCTGCGGTGAAAGATTGCAGCGGCGATCTCGAAACCACCTTGGCGCTGATCGCCGATGGCAACGCGCAAATACTGACTGGCGAAGATCTGCAGATCTTCAGCCATCTTACCTTGGGCGGCAGCGGTGCAATGTCGGCTTCAGCACATATCACCCCCAAACTGTACGTGCAGATGATGCAGCAGCTTGACGGCGGCGACCTGGTCTCGGCCCGGGCCACGTTCTACCGGCTGTTGCCTTGGATCAAAATGGCCTTCAGCGAACCCAACCCGGCTGTCATCAAAGCCGCTCTGAGCTTGCAAGGCGTGATCAGCCAAGAACTTCGCGAGCCGATGCAACCGTGTTCGTCAGTGACGCTGGAACGCCTGCGGCCTGTGCTTTCGCAGTTGCTCTGCCAGAGCCAGTAG
- a CDS encoding MFS transporter, whose product MPIANATPASTHTDPGTSALYGKITWRLIPFLCFCYLAAYLDRINVGFAKLQMLEDLQFSTAAYGLGAGLFFVGYILFEVPSNLILQRVGAKLWIARIMITWGLLSACTMFVSTTTQFYILRFLLGVAEAGFLPGVLYYLTLWYPTYRRGRIIALFMIGLPLSSVIGGPLSGWIMAHFDQVHGMRGWQWLFLLEAIPSVLLGILTFWVLPNHFQQAKWLSVEDKSQLAKDLAADDAEGKDSRHSFGDGLFNLKVWMLGGIDFSILLSAYAMGFWMPTFIRDAGVSDTLYIGLLTAIPSLAALAGMLIIGASSDRHRERRWHIIVPFIIGAIAMASSTLFSQSLVMTVVLFAIASAAIIGAVPVFFSLPATFLKGTAAATGFALACSLANIAGLVSNSLMGLVTDLTGTAHAALWAFAGCLILSCFLVIALPAKLVNR is encoded by the coding sequence ATGCCCATTGCGAATGCAACCCCGGCCAGCACTCACACCGACCCTGGCACTAGCGCGCTGTACGGCAAGATCACCTGGAGGCTCATTCCCTTCCTGTGCTTTTGCTACCTCGCCGCGTATCTGGACCGCATCAACGTCGGCTTCGCCAAGCTGCAAATGCTCGAAGACCTGCAGTTCAGCACCGCCGCCTATGGCCTGGGTGCCGGGCTGTTCTTCGTCGGCTATATCCTCTTCGAAGTGCCGAGCAATCTGATCCTGCAGCGCGTCGGCGCCAAGCTGTGGATTGCCCGCATCATGATCACCTGGGGCCTGCTGTCGGCCTGCACGATGTTCGTCAGCACCACCACGCAGTTCTATATCCTGCGCTTTCTGCTCGGTGTTGCCGAGGCCGGCTTCCTGCCGGGGGTGCTGTACTACCTGACCCTGTGGTACCCCACCTACCGGCGCGGGCGCATCATTGCGCTGTTCATGATCGGGCTGCCGTTGTCGAGCGTGATCGGCGGGCCGCTTTCCGGCTGGATCATGGCGCACTTCGACCAAGTGCATGGCATGCGCGGCTGGCAGTGGCTGTTTCTGCTGGAGGCGATTCCCAGTGTGCTGCTCGGCATCCTCACCTTCTGGGTCCTGCCCAACCACTTCCAGCAGGCCAAATGGCTGTCGGTCGAAGACAAGTCACAACTGGCAAAGGACCTGGCCGCTGACGATGCCGAGGGCAAGGACAGCAGGCACAGCTTTGGCGATGGGTTGTTCAACCTGAAGGTGTGGATGCTGGGCGGCATCGACTTCTCGATCCTGCTCAGCGCCTATGCCATGGGCTTCTGGATGCCAACCTTCATCCGCGATGCCGGAGTCAGCGACACCTTGTATATCGGCCTGCTGACGGCCATTCCAAGCCTGGCCGCGCTGGCCGGCATGCTGATCATCGGCGCCAGTTCCGATCGCCATCGCGAGCGCCGCTGGCACATCATCGTGCCGTTCATCATCGGTGCGATCGCCATGGCCAGCAGTACCTTGTTCAGCCAGAGCCTGGTGATGACGGTGGTGCTGTTCGCCATCGCCTCGGCAGCGATCATCGGCGCGGTGCCGGTGTTCTTCAGCCTGCCGGCGACCTTCCTCAAGGGAACGGCCGCCGCGACCGGCTTTGCCCTGGCCTGTTCGCTGGCCAACATCGCAGGCCTGGTCAGCAACTCGCTCATGGGCCTGGTCACCGACCTGACCGGCACCGCCCATGCGGCGCTGTGGGCATTTGCCGGCTGCCTGATCCTCAGCTGCTTTCTGGTCATAGCCCTGCCGGCGAAGCTGGTCAACCGCTAG
- a CDS encoding carbon-nitrogen hydrolase family protein, with protein MKVELVQLAGRDGDTAYNLERTLQAIHASAPDTDLLVFPETQLMGFPTEQNISRIAEPLDGPAVSAVIEAARAKNVGVGVGLAEAGEDGQFYNTTVLITAEGIALKYRKTHLWASDKGIFTPGDRYATALFKGVRVGLLICFDIEFPESARALGQLGAELLLVTNGNMDPYGPTHRTAIGGRAMENQAYAVMVNRVGAGDGELVFAGGSTVVDPYGQVLCEAGREPCRMHMELDLARVQEARRDYSYLDERRFELPGQLIEHADGLREFLINRR; from the coding sequence ATGAAAGTAGAACTCGTTCAATTGGCAGGTCGCGACGGCGACACGGCCTACAACCTGGAGCGCACGCTCCAGGCGATCCACGCCAGTGCGCCGGACACGGACCTGCTGGTATTTCCGGAAACCCAATTGATGGGCTTTCCCACCGAGCAGAACATTTCGCGCATCGCCGAGCCGCTCGACGGCCCTGCCGTCAGTGCGGTGATCGAGGCCGCCAGAGCGAAGAACGTCGGTGTGGGGGTGGGGCTCGCCGAGGCAGGCGAAGACGGCCAGTTCTACAACACCACCGTCTTGATCACCGCCGAGGGCATCGCCCTGAAGTACCGCAAAACGCATTTGTGGGCTTCCGACAAGGGCATCTTCACCCCGGGCGACCGCTACGCCACTGCGCTGTTCAAAGGCGTTCGGGTGGGGCTGTTGATCTGTTTCGATATCGAGTTTCCCGAAAGCGCCCGCGCCCTGGGCCAGCTGGGCGCCGAGTTGCTGCTGGTCACCAACGGCAATATGGACCCCTACGGCCCCACCCACCGCACTGCCATCGGCGGACGCGCCATGGAAAACCAGGCCTATGCGGTGATGGTCAACCGCGTCGGCGCCGGGGACGGCGAGCTGGTGTTCGCCGGTGGAAGCACGGTCGTTGACCCGTATGGGCAGGTGCTCTGCGAGGCAGGCCGTGAGCCGTGCCGGATGCACATGGAGCTGGACCTGGCCCGTGTGCAGGAAGCGCGCCGCGACTACAGCTACCTCGACGAACGCCGCTTCGAACTGCCAGGCCAACTCATCGAACACGCTGACGGGCTACGGGAGTTTCTGATCAACCGACGTTGA
- a CDS encoding helix-turn-helix transcriptional regulator — protein MTLTLQDIAWHRSVGQLIETLDQPHFWLRLVRLLEHYVEFDSWVALLFSNGRPEVFAACPGEDGGPDPLFEDYLKGLYLLDPFYIASREAPATGLQQLAFVAPECFEQTDYYQHYFRLNVVADEIQYNVQLDAERTLCLSLGSRIRYSVTQLAMLDLVQPWVSALMRQRLHFETITAQAVPAPKWQDRLEQAVERLETPLTARELEVGRMMLSGCSSKEIARKLAISSETVRVHRKHIYSKLNIKSQSELFALFLRGQG, from the coding sequence ATGACCCTGACGTTACAAGACATCGCCTGGCATCGCTCGGTAGGCCAACTGATCGAAACCCTCGACCAACCCCACTTCTGGCTGCGCCTGGTACGCCTGCTCGAACATTACGTGGAGTTCGACAGCTGGGTGGCGCTGCTTTTCAGCAACGGCCGCCCGGAAGTGTTCGCCGCATGCCCCGGCGAGGACGGGGGGCCAGACCCTTTGTTCGAGGATTACCTCAAAGGCCTGTACCTGCTCGATCCGTTCTACATCGCCAGCCGCGAAGCGCCTGCGACCGGCCTGCAGCAACTGGCCTTCGTCGCGCCTGAATGCTTCGAGCAGACCGATTACTACCAGCATTACTTCCGCCTCAACGTCGTGGCCGATGAAATCCAGTACAACGTGCAACTCGATGCAGAGCGCACGTTGTGCCTTTCTTTGGGCAGTCGCATTCGTTACAGCGTTACGCAGCTGGCGATGCTGGACCTGGTCCAGCCCTGGGTCTCGGCGCTGATGCGCCAGCGCCTGCACTTTGAAACCATCACCGCCCAGGCCGTACCTGCGCCAAAGTGGCAGGACCGGCTGGAGCAGGCCGTCGAACGACTGGAAACACCGCTCACCGCACGGGAGCTGGAAGTGGGGCGGATGATGCTCAGTGGCTGTTCGAGCAAGGAGATCGCACGCAAACTGGCCATCTCCTCGGAGACCGTGCGGGTGCACCGCAAGCACATCTACAGCAAGTTGAATATCAAGTCGCAGTCGGAGTTGTTTGCGTTGTTCTTGCGCGGGCAGGGGTGA
- a CDS encoding LysR family transcriptional regulator has protein sequence MLDLRRLRYFLTVAEELHFGRASVRLHLAQPPLTRQISALEAELGFRLFDRTSRSVTLTPQGRHFLPYARAVLEQVELAQVMAGKLAAGTAGQLAVGYASSIALSDLFSQALQAFAQRFPDVQLTLVEGASVSQWSQIVDGRIDIGLGRLQPPSERSDIQTLSLADEPLVAAIACDSPLAAQAQVSLAELSEHPLILFPADYGSGLNEAIEQLYRRNALPLRPGPSGRQITSIIALVAAGQGIALVPSCAQALAKKGVTYRPLADPSASAPLLVLTRKQGRSQLVDAFMGVLEHVLQAHATSEQSS, from the coding sequence ATGCTCGATCTACGCAGGTTGCGTTATTTTCTGACGGTTGCCGAAGAGCTACATTTCGGTCGCGCTTCCGTGCGCCTGCACCTGGCGCAACCGCCGCTGACGCGGCAGATTTCGGCGCTGGAGGCCGAGCTGGGGTTTCGCCTGTTCGATCGCACCAGCCGCAGCGTCACCCTTACCCCTCAGGGCCGGCATTTCCTGCCGTACGCCCGCGCCGTGCTGGAGCAAGTCGAGCTGGCCCAGGTCATGGCCGGCAAGCTGGCGGCGGGAACCGCCGGGCAACTGGCCGTGGGCTATGCCAGCTCCATCGCCCTGTCCGACCTGTTCAGCCAGGCCCTCCAGGCCTTCGCCCAGCGCTTCCCCGACGTGCAATTGACCCTGGTGGAAGGCGCCTCGGTCAGCCAGTGGTCGCAGATCGTCGACGGGCGCATCGACATCGGCCTCGGCCGTCTGCAGCCGCCGAGCGAGCGCAGCGATATACAGACGCTCTCCCTGGCGGACGAACCGCTGGTGGCGGCGATCGCCTGCGACAGCCCACTGGCTGCGCAGGCGCAGGTGAGCTTGGCCGAGCTCAGCGAGCATCCACTGATTCTGTTTCCCGCCGACTACGGCTCAGGCCTCAACGAAGCCATCGAGCAGCTTTACCGACGCAACGCCCTACCCTTGCGCCCCGGGCCCAGCGGACGGCAGATCACCTCGATCATCGCCCTGGTCGCCGCCGGTCAAGGCATCGCCTTGGTGCCGAGCTGCGCCCAGGCCCTGGCGAAAAAAGGCGTCACCTATCGCCCCCTGGCCGACCCCAGTGCCAGCGCGCCGTTGCTGGTACTGACCCGCAAGCAAGGCCGCAGCCAGTTGGTCGATGCCTTCATGGGAGTGCTCGAGCACGTGCTGCAGGCTCACGCCACGAGCGAACAGTCATCCTGA
- a CDS encoding MFS transporter has translation MNSRQLCARIALFLCGCAAFLNLYATQGILNELARSFQVSIQQAGWSITVTTLAVAATAPFVSRLTTRFDQRQVIALAALLLALPAALAACATSFSQLLLWRLLAGVLIPVVFATSVAYIGDRWRGGSVTEVTSLYVAGTVLGGFAGRFITGLMTEYVGWREAFVVLAGLGLLIGVAIHRLLPTNSPLCAPPASSPSALRELCRWPLLAAYGVGFCVLFAQVAMFTYAGLYLSQAPFDLGSAALGALYSVFLVALVVTPVAGRLSKSRPQAQLLLVAALLGVCGSALTLLPSLWLIVLGLALSCTGVFLTQAAANAFTTATAGHNKAGAVGLYLTCYYLGGSLGAVVPGLLWNPWGWQGCVVLIVLFQLLSLLIGWAGWKPAKLQTPGAATQRANP, from the coding sequence ATGAATTCGCGTCAACTGTGTGCGCGCATCGCCCTGTTTCTATGTGGCTGTGCGGCCTTTCTCAACCTGTATGCAACCCAAGGCATTCTCAACGAATTGGCCCGCAGTTTTCAGGTGAGCATTCAGCAAGCCGGCTGGAGCATCACCGTCACGACGCTCGCGGTGGCTGCCACCGCGCCCTTCGTCAGCCGCCTTACCACGCGTTTCGACCAGCGCCAGGTGATTGCGCTGGCCGCGCTGTTGCTGGCGTTGCCAGCAGCCCTTGCCGCTTGCGCCACGAGTTTCAGCCAACTGCTGCTCTGGCGTCTGCTTGCAGGCGTGCTGATTCCTGTGGTGTTCGCCACCAGCGTGGCCTATATCGGCGATCGCTGGCGCGGTGGCAGCGTGACCGAAGTGACCAGTCTGTATGTTGCCGGGACCGTGTTGGGCGGCTTTGCGGGACGCTTCATCACCGGACTCATGACCGAATATGTGGGCTGGCGGGAAGCCTTCGTGGTGCTCGCCGGCCTCGGCCTGCTGATCGGCGTGGCGATTCATCGGCTACTTCCGACCAACTCGCCGCTCTGCGCGCCACCGGCCAGCAGCCCCAGCGCGCTGCGCGAGCTGTGCCGATGGCCCTTGCTCGCGGCTTATGGCGTGGGCTTCTGCGTGCTGTTCGCGCAAGTGGCGATGTTCACCTACGCAGGCCTGTACCTGAGTCAGGCGCCGTTCGATCTGGGCAGCGCCGCCCTGGGTGCGCTCTACAGTGTGTTCCTGGTGGCCCTGGTGGTCACGCCGGTCGCCGGACGCCTGAGCAAGTCGCGGCCGCAGGCCCAACTGCTGTTGGTCGCGGCGCTGCTCGGGGTCTGCGGTTCGGCCCTGACGTTGCTGCCGTCGCTATGGCTGATCGTGCTGGGCTTGGCCTTGAGTTGCACCGGGGTGTTCCTGACCCAGGCTGCCGCCAACGCCTTCACGACGGCCACGGCCGGCCATAACAAGGCCGGCGCCGTGGGCCTGTACCTGACCTGCTATTACCTGGGCGGCAGCCTCGGCGCGGTGGTCCCGGGGTTGCTCTGGAACCCGTGGGGCTGGCAGGGCTGCGTGGTGCTGATCGTGCTGTTCCAACTGCTGTCGTTGCTGATCGGCTGGGCCGGCTGGAAGCCTGCGAAGCTGCAAACGCCGGGCGCGGCTACGCAACGGGCCAACCCTTAG
- a CDS encoding MFS transporter: MSVRRRSLVAGCGAHAVHDGLTDVIYVLLPIWQSQFALSYAQIGLLRGAYSGMMAGFQLLASRGARRWGRERLLVGGTALAGLAYLLAGQAGGLGVLLVALLLGGLGASTQHPLASSIITDTHEAGDGVKQALSQYNFAGDIGKTLIPALVGLLLTVISWRTSATLIGLLGLAAALALWWLIPSHAATQAMQQKAPKTANGHGSFGGLRALILTGALDSAARMGFLTFLPFLLRSKGAGTAGIGLALTLLFVGGAFGKLLCGYLGARIGLMKTVWITELTTASLIVLAVFLPYAGLMVMLPLLGVVLNGTSSVLYGAVPDLAGAGKRERAFALFYTGTIGGGAVAPVVFGGLGDAVGVAWAVVGLAGVLLVTLPLVWWVERGVEI, translated from the coding sequence GTGTCGGTTCGCCGCCGTTCCCTGGTCGCCGGGTGCGGTGCCCACGCCGTGCATGATGGCCTGACCGACGTGATCTATGTGCTGCTGCCGATCTGGCAATCACAGTTCGCCCTGAGCTACGCGCAGATCGGCCTGCTGCGCGGCGCCTATTCCGGGATGATGGCCGGCTTCCAGTTGCTGGCCAGCCGCGGCGCCAGGCGCTGGGGTCGCGAGCGCCTGCTGGTGGGCGGTACTGCCTTGGCCGGCCTGGCGTACCTGCTGGCCGGACAGGCCGGCGGGCTAGGGGTGCTGCTTGTGGCGCTGCTGTTGGGCGGCCTGGGGGCCAGTACCCAGCACCCGCTGGCGTCCTCGATCATCACCGACACCCACGAGGCCGGCGACGGGGTCAAACAGGCGCTGTCGCAGTACAACTTCGCTGGTGACATCGGCAAGACCCTGATTCCCGCATTGGTCGGCCTGCTACTGACCGTGATCAGCTGGCGCACCAGCGCGACGCTGATCGGCCTGCTCGGCCTGGCTGCCGCGCTGGCGCTGTGGTGGCTGATCCCCTCCCACGCAGCGACCCAGGCCATGCAGCAAAAAGCCCCCAAAACCGCCAACGGCCACGGCTCGTTCGGGGGCCTGCGGGCCCTGATCCTCACCGGCGCCCTGGACAGCGCAGCCCGCATGGGCTTCCTGACCTTCCTGCCGTTCCTGCTCAGGAGCAAAGGCGCCGGCACCGCCGGCATCGGCCTGGCACTTACCCTGCTGTTCGTCGGCGGCGCGTTCGGCAAGCTACTGTGCGGCTACCTCGGCGCCCGCATCGGCCTGATGAAAACCGTCTGGATCACCGAACTCACCACCGCCAGCCTGATCGTGCTCGCAGTTTTTCTGCCCTATGCAGGCTTGATGGTGATGCTGCCATTGCTGGGGGTGGTGCTCAACGGCACCTCGTCGGTGCTCTATGGCGCAGTGCCGGACCTCGCCGGGGCGGGCAAGCGTGAACGGGCTTTTGCGCTGTTCTATACCGGCACCATTGGCGGCGGGGCGGTGGCGCCGGTGGTGTTTGGTGGGCTTGGGGATGCTGTAGGGGTCGCTTGGGCGGTGGTGGGGTTGGCGGGGGTTTTGTTGGTGACGTTGCCGTTGGTTTGGTGGGTGGAGCGGGGGGTGGAGATTTGA